The DNA sequence TCCTGGAAGCCGGTGGCGCTGGTCACTCCTGTGAGTATGAAGCCGCCATCGGGCGTGTTCTTGTGCTGGTAAGTGATCCATTCCATCGCACTGGGTAGGATCTCGATGTAAGACAAAGGCTCGCCACTGGAACTGAACCAGTACAAGGCAGTACGCATTGTATCCGTGGGGTCCACTGTAGTTCCAACAACACTTATGCGGCCATCGGGCAGAACGATGGAAGAGTTCGACCAGCCGGGGTAACCTGCTTTCAGTGGTGTGTCCAACCGGTAGGAAGCGAACTCGTTCCCGTTGTCATCGATCACCACGGTCATCAATTTCGAGCTATAGAAAAGTGAATCGATCCAAGGAGAGTTGCAGACCGCAATGAACTGGCCACTGGCATTCTGTTCGATCGCCCAAGCAAATTGTGCGTTGCCCGGAACGATCGGGTCATACCGGCGATTGAGCGTTTGTGCTGCTGCACTGGAGCCGAGGCTCCAGTGCAACACTGCCACAAGCAGCACACTGATGGAACGGTAGTCCATCGCTTAGCGCAATGCGATGAACCTGGCGCCGCTTACCAATATGCCATCGGCACGAAGTGTCACCGCATATAGCCCGCCATGGAGCAGGTCCTTTCTTAGTTCCACGATACCTCCGCTTCGCTGGAGCCTTTCGGAGAGGATCAATCGGCCCAGGGCATCTCGCACCTCCAACCAACCGGATTCCGCACCTTCGGGAAGCTGATAGGTCACATATACCTCCCCTTTGCTGGGGTTGGGGTACACACCCAGCCACTGCTGTGGCATCGGGGCCAGGGCGGCACGGCCACCCATGAACATGCGCGTGCCGTTGCCGGGCAGGATCATCTCGGCAGCTGGACGCTGGTTTTGCGCTGCGGCCAGCCATGCGCTGGCAGGTATGGCGCCTTGTTCCTCGGCTTGGTAGCGCTGTGTGTCGATCATCATGGTGCTCATTCCACGATCAGTTTCGTGCCGCTCAACCACGTGTTGCCATTGGTCAAGTGAAGGTAGTACAGTCCACTGGCCAAGCGACCCACATCCAGCACGTTCTCGCCGGGTACCACCGGGATGGCCAGCACCTCCTGGCCTTGGGTGCTCACCATATGTAGCCGCAATTCCTTCTGTAAGGAGCCTCCTTGTGGCAGGGTGATCTTCACCGTGGCTCGGTCTCTGGTTGGGTTGGGCCATACGCTGAGCGCATCTTTCAGGTTGGTAACCTGCGTGGTGATGCCCGTGATGATGTGGCAGCCCGGCTCTATGCAGCCCATGCTGTCCACGTTCACCACCCACACATCCTGGCTAAGACCCGGCGGGTTGTTGCCACTGATGCTACCATAGGCCGCACCCACGGCTACGAAGCCGCCATCGGGGGTGGGCTGCACATCGCGCAGGGTGCCTGCACCATCGGTCATCAGACTGTCGTAGTAGAAGTACTCACGCATCCACAGGCTGTCGCCCTGGCTGTTGGTGCGCAGCAGCAGGCCGACCCTGTATGGTATTCCTCCTATGGTCATGTACCATTTCTGACCGCAGGCGATCAGATCGAAAGAGCCAGGTACTTCGGCGACCGAAAAAAAACCTGTCCCGAATTCCGCTTCACCATACGTCTTGTCCCAGAGCTCATTTCCTGCCGTATCCAGCTTGACCAGATTGGGCCAATGCTGCTGGTCGTTACCACCACTGTACTTGCCTGCAGCGTACGTGATGTTGCCATCTGAGGTAGTAAGCACCGCTGCGTTAAAGGAGGTCTCAACAGGCAGTCCTCGAGGTTGCTGCCAGATCAAGTTCCCTAGACTATCGGTCCGGACCACCCATTGAACCACATTGTTCAATGTCAGTGGGTACTCACCTCCGATGCAATAACCACCATCTGGAAGTATGTCCACTGAAGTGGCATAGTCCGCGCGCGTCGGGTGGCCGTAGGTTTGCCACCATTGCACATTGCCCAGGCTGTCGGTCTTCAGCAGGAAGATGTCCTGGAAGCCTGTTGCACTGGTCACTCCGGTAAGGATGAAGCCGCCATCGGGCGTGTTCTTGTGCTGGTAAGTGATCCAGGAGCGGGAGTTCGGCAGGATCTCTACATGGTCCAACAGCATGCCTTGCTCACTGAACCAGTACAACGCGGTACGATTGGTATCGCCCGTTTGGTAGGTGCCGCCTGATACCACGATCCTTCCATCTTGAAGCACCGTAGAGCAGTTGGACCAGCCTACATAGGTTGCTCGGGCTGGTTTCCAAAGAGTGTCTTCGCTCAAAAATTGACCCGTGTCACCAAAGCGCTCCATACCCACGATGGAACTCCAGTAGAGGTTTGTAGTGGTATCAAGGTATTCTCCATTGGAGAACACCAG is a window from the Flavobacteriales bacterium genome containing:
- a CDS encoding T9SS type A sorting domain-containing protein, coding for MVERHETDRGMSTMMIDTQRYQAEEQGAIPASAWLAAAQNQRPAAEMILPGNGTRMFMGGRAALAPMPQQWLGVYPNPSKGEVYVTYQLPEGAESGWLEVRDALGRLILSERLQRSGGIVELRKDLLHGGLYAVTLRADGILVSGARFIALR
- a CDS encoding T9SS type A sorting domain-containing protein, whose translation is MSRFFLLISTLGTAIWWSPALGQGFNVRHDAFGWQYARFAFSVEQNPDEDILVFSNGEYLDTTTNLYWSSIVGMERFGDTGQFLSEDTLWKPARATYVGWSNCSTVLQDGRIVVSGGTYQTGDTNRTALYWFSEQGMLLDHVEILPNSRSWITYQHKNTPDGGFILTGVTSATGFQDIFLLKTDSLGNVQWWQTYGHPTRADYATSVDILPDGGYCIGGEYPLTLNNVVQWVVRTDSLGNLIWQQPRGLPVETSFNAAVLTTSDGNITYAAGKYSGGNDQQHWPNLVKLDTAGNELWDKTYGEAEFGTGFFSVAEVPGSFDLIACGQKWYMTIGGIPYRVGLLLRTNSQGDSLWMREYFYYDSLMTDGAGTLRDVQPTPDGGFVAVGAAYGSISGNNPPGLSQDVWVVNVDSMGCIEPGCHIITGITTQVTNLKDALSVWPNPTRDRATVKITLPQGGSLQKELRLHMVSTQGQEVLAIPVVPGENVLDVGRLASGLYYLHLTNGNTWLSGTKLIVE